The Pseudomonadota bacterium genome contains a region encoding:
- a CDS encoding chemotaxis protein CheW, giving the protein MSVPSIIDTRQYLTFQLGEEVFGVDVTHVREILEFTTVTKVPRTPEFMRGVINLRGSVVPVLDMRLKFGMTRTDKTVDTCIIVVEVSFEEETTIIGALVDSVQEVFELEPDQIEPAPKIGIQLKTEFIRGMGKRDDHFIIILDINKVFSSEELTFIEGMGNQGEEKKMANG; this is encoded by the coding sequence ATGAGCGTACCATCCATTATCGATACAAGACAATACCTGACCTTCCAGCTCGGGGAGGAGGTCTTCGGGGTAGATGTTACCCATGTTAGAGAGATATTAGAGTTTACCACGGTGACCAAAGTACCGAGAACCCCCGAGTTCATGAGAGGGGTGATTAATTTAAGGGGGAGTGTAGTCCCCGTACTTGACATGAGATTAAAATTCGGCATGACCCGGACAGATAAGACGGTGGATACATGCATCATCGTTGTAGAGGTATCCTTTGAGGAAGAAACGACCATCATCGGCGCCCTCGTTGATTCTGTCCAGGAGGTCTTTGAATTAGAGCCTGACCAGATAGAGCCTGCACCAAAGATAGGGATACAGCTCAAAACAGAGTTTATCAGAGGCATGGGGAAAAGGGATGACCATTTTATTATCATCCTCGATATTAACAAGGTGTTCTCCTCTGAGGAACTGACATTTATTGAAGGGATGGGGAACCAGGGAGAAGAAAAGAAGATGGCGAATGGGTAA
- a CDS encoding NYN domain-containing protein: protein MTFKETKIPTPFKANIFIDWVNVKLNGGFGLDFFKMMQHIRDKGGIILRANIYAPEPDDNQISFYDAMKSAGLKLILINEKYDNVNSDALMAVDMVTQSHDVDVIYILTNDADFVPAVLYLQSIGKRVLLLHADEPSNELRKTVDERRHLDQLKLLREQH from the coding sequence ATGACATTCAAAGAAACAAAAATACCTACACCATTTAAGGCAAATATTTTCATAGACTGGGTCAATGTGAAACTAAACGGGGGATTCGGCCTGGATTTTTTTAAAATGATGCAGCATATCAGGGATAAAGGTGGAATAATTTTACGAGCAAACATTTACGCCCCGGAACCTGACGATAATCAGATTAGTTTTTATGATGCAATGAAATCTGCAGGCCTCAAGCTGATACTTATCAATGAAAAGTACGACAACGTTAATAGTGATGCCCTAATGGCGGTTGATATGGTTACGCAATCTCATGATGTAGACGTGATATACATACTTACCAATGATGCTGATTTTGTCCCGGCTGTTTTATATCTTCAGTCAATCGGCAAAAGGGTACTGCTTCTTCATGCTGATGAACCATCGAATGAGCTAAGAAAGACTGTTGACGAAAGGAGGCATTTAGATCAACTGAAGCTTCTTCGGGAACAGCATTAA